The genome window GCGCATGAAAGATGACGTTAGGGTGGGAGATGTGATGACGGTAGGAGTCATCACGCTTCCGCAAGACAAGAATGCTGACGATGCGTCCAAGTTGCTTCGGAAAACCAAGGTGGGTTGCGTGATTGTGACCCGGAAGGGCAAGGCGGAAGGCATTGTCACAGAGCGCGACATGATCTACAAGGTTATGGCAGAGGGCAAAAGCCCCGCCAAAACAACGCTGCATGAGATAATGTCAACACCCCTTCGAGTCATTGAGGCATCCGCAAACCTTGCTGCCGCCGCAAAGGCGCTGAGGTCAAACAAGATAAA of Candidatus Parvarchaeota archaeon contains these proteins:
- a CDS encoding CBS domain-containing protein, with product MKDDVRVGDVMTVGVITLPQDKNADDASKLLRKTKVGCVIVTRKGKAEGIVTERDMIYKVMAEGKSPAKTTLHEIMSTPLRVIEASANLAAAAKALRSNKIKRLPVIDKKQRLVGIISEGDLVRVYPALTEILVEQAKLRFSKNETFTGVCGNCGMHSEDLMRMEGRLVCGECREEQEI